One Brassica napus cultivar Da-Ae chromosome C2, Da-Ae, whole genome shotgun sequence DNA window includes the following coding sequences:
- the LOC106416602 gene encoding probable aquaporin PIP2-4, whose product MAKDLEVQEGRAARDYQDPPPAPLFDMEELGKWSLYRAVIAEFVATLLFLYVSILTVIGYKAQTDTSAGGADCGGVGILGIAWAFGGMIFVLVYCTAGISGGHINPAVTFGLFLARKVSLVRTVLYIVAQCLGAICGCGLVKAFQSSYYNRYGGGANQLAEGYNKGTGLGAEIIGTFVLVYTVFSATDPKRSARDSHIPVLAPLPIGFAVFMVHLATIPITGTGINPARSFGAAVIFNQEKAWDDQWIFWVGPMIGAAAAALYHQFVLRAAGIKSLGSFRSSA is encoded by the exons ATGGCGAAGGACTTGGAGGTGCAAGAGGGAAGAGCGGCGAGGGATTACCAGGATCCACCCCCGGCCCCATTGTTTGACATGGAGGAGCTTGGAAAGTGGTCGCTCTATAGAGCGGTCATAGCTGAGTTTGTGGCTACACTTCTCTTCCTTTACGTCTCAATCCTCACCGTAATCGGGTACAAAGCTCAGACCGACACAAGCGCCGGAGGAGCTGATTGCGGCGGTGTTGGGATATTGGGGATTGCGTGGGCTTTCGGTGGAATGATCTTTGTTCTCGTTTACTGTACCGCCGGTATCTCCG GTGGTCATATAAATCCGGCTGTGACGTTCGGACTGTTCTTAGCTCGAAAAGTGTCATTGGTGAGGACAGTGTTATACATTGTGGCTCAGTGCCTTGGTGCCATCTGCGGTTGCGGTCTGGTCAAAGCATTCCAAAGTTCTTACTACAACAG ATATGGAGGTGGAGCCAACCAGCTTGCGGAAGGCTACAACAAAGGTACCGGACTAGGGGCCGAGATCATCGGAACATTTGTCCTTGTCTACACCGTCTTCTCGGCCACCGACCCCAAGCGAAGTGCACGTGACTCTCACATTCCTGTTTTGGCGCCACTTCCCATTGGTTTTGCCGTCTTCATGGTTCATTTAGCCACCATCCCCATCACCGGAACTGGAATCAACCCTGCCCGTAGCTTCGGAGCCGCAGTTATCTTCAACCAAGAAAAGGCCTGGGACGACCAA TGGATATTTTGGGTGGGACCGATGATCGGAGCAGCAGCGGCTGCGTTATACCATCAGTTTGTTCTAAGAGCGGCTGGAATTAAATCTCTTGGCTCCTTTAGGAGCTCTGCTTAA
- the LOC125582128 gene encoding uncharacterized protein LOC125582128 yields MDYKSVDEYNSVLFKTVSMLRLWDDVVTEEELLEKTYSTFHSSNVILQQQYRMKGFATYTDLISCLLQAEANNELLMKNSEARPVGTAPLPEDNEVERKDPNECNYVQNDKRSHGKGRGGCKGHGRDNYSNSRDNYSTDRKGNHNNRGRGSNYICGRESLKNKNPEAHMVHDSEYEADNDSDIAKNDQMDFETFDCLKD; encoded by the exons atgGATTATAAGTCAGTGGATGAGTACAATTCGGTCTTGTTTAAGACGGtctcgatgctgagactttgGGATGATGTAGTAACCGAAGAAGAGTTACTTGAGAAGACTTACTCTACATTCCATTCATCGAATGTGATATTGCAACAGCAGTACAGAATGAAAGGCTTCGCCACATATACTGATTTGATTTCGTGCCTGCTTCAGGCtgaggcaaacaatgagctcctgatgaagaacagtgaagcTAGACCTGTTGGAACAGCACCATTACCGGAGGATAATGAGGTTGAAAGGAAAGATCCCAACGAGTGCAATTATGTCCAAAATGACAAGAGATCACACGGCAAAGGCCGAGGTGGATGCAAGGGGCATGGCCGTGACAATTACTCGAACAGCCGAGACAACTACTCGACCGaccggaaaggaaaccacaataaccgtggtcgtggttccaattataTTTGTGGCCGAG AAAGTCTTAAGAACAAAAACCCTGAGGCTCACATGGTTCACGATTCCGAATATGAGGCCGATAATGATTCCGACATTGCTAAAAATGACCAGATGGACTTTGAGACTTTTGATTGTCTCAAGGACTAA
- the LOC106385027 gene encoding protein disulfide isomerase-like 1-4, whose amino-acid sequence MASRVLLLLSLTALLIFSAVSTSFSADVDEEEDLSFLEDPKEEVKAPSKPLTDDFEGGEDDDDDDEEDGEHFSDLASPDSGPFPAPGVDEKDVVVIKERNFTDVIENNEYVMVEFYAPWCGHCQSLAPEYAAAATELKGDGVVLAKIDATVENELAHQYSVQGFPTILFFVDGEHKPYTGGRTKETIVTWVKKKIGPSVYNLTTLDDAEKVLNSGNKVVLGYLNSLVGVEHDQLAAASKAEDDVNFYQTVNPDVAKMFHIDPESKRPALVLVKREEEKISHFDGEFVKSGLVSFVSANKLPLVTVFTPESSQEIFESAIKKQLLLFATEKGSEKVLQEFEEAAKSFKGKLIFVSVDVDNEDYGKPVAEYFGVSSSNAPKLVAFTGNEDPQKHYFDGEIKSDNIKIFGEEFLSDKLKPFYKSDPIPEKNDGDVKIVVGDNFDEIVLDESKDVLLEVYAPWCGHCQALEPMYNKLAKHLRSIDSIVIAKMDGTTNEHPKAKAEGFPTILFFPAGNKTSSEPITVDADRTVVAFYKFMRKHATIPFKLEKPAASTESPKATESTPKVETTETKGKPESTTKSTESDSKDEL is encoded by the exons ATGGCGTCCCGcgttctcctcctcctctctctcaCCGCTCTTCTCATCTTCTCCGCCGTTTCTACTTCTTTCTCCGCCGACGTAGACGAGGAGGAGGATCTCAGCTTCCTCGAAGACCCCAAAGAAGAAGTCAAAGCTCCCTCTAAGCCACTTACCGACGACTTCGAAGGAGGAGAGGACGACGACGACGATGACGAAGAAGACGGAGAACATTTCTCCGATCTAGCCAGCCCAGACTCCGGTCCCTTCCCGGCGCCGGGTGTCGACGAGAAAGACGTTGTGGTCATCAAAGAGCGCAACTTCACagacgtgatcgagaacaacgaATACGTCATGGTTGAGTTCTACGCTCCGTGGTGTGGTCATTGCCAGTCTCTCGCTCCCGAGTACGCAGCAGCCGCGACGGAGCTTAAAGGGGACGGCGTCGTTTTGGCTAAAATCGATGCTACGGTGGAGAATGAGCTCGCTCATCAGTATAGCGTTCAGGGCTTCCCCACTATTCTCTTCTTCGTAGATGGCGAGCACAAGCCTTACACCGGAGGAAGGACCAA AGAGACAATAGTGacgtgggtgaagaagaagataggtCCAAGTGTGTACAACTTGACGACGTTAGATGATGCTGAGAAAGTGTTGAATTCTGGGAACAAAGTCGTCTTGGGTTACTTGAACTCTTTGGTTGGTGTGGAGCACGATCAGCTTGCTGCTGCTTCCAAAGCTGAAGATGATGTGAACTTTTATCAAACAGTGAACCCTGATGTCGCCAAGATGTTTCACATTGATCCGGAGTCTAAACGGCCTGCTCTTGTCTTAGTtaagagagaagaggagaagattAGCCATTTTG ATGGGGAGTTTGTTAAGTCTGGTCTAGTTAGTTTTGTGTCCGCCAACAAGCTTCCTTTGGTCACTGTTTTCACCCCAGAGAGCTCCCAGGAAATTTTTGAGAGTGCAATCAAGAAGCAG TTGTTGTTGTTTGCAACTGAAAAGGGCTCTGAAAAGGTTCTTCAAGAGTTTGAAGAAGCAGCAAAATCGTTTAAAGGAAAG CTCATCTTTGTATCTGTGGATGTGGATAACGAGGATTATGGGAAGCCAGTTGCTGAATACTTTGGTGTGTCTAGTAGCAATGCTCCTAAA CTTGTTGCCTTCACAGGAAATGAAGATCCTCAAAAACACTACTTCGATGGTGAAATCAAGTCAGATAATATTAAG ATATTTGGGGAAGAGTTCTTGAGCGACAAGCTAAAGCCTTTCTATAAGTCAGACCCCATTCCTGAAAAG AATGATGGAGATGTGAAAATCGTAGTTGGAGATAACTTTGATGAAATTGTCCTGGATGAGTCTAAGGATGTTCTTCTCGAG GTGTATgcaccatggtgtgggcattgccAAGCCCTTGAGCCAATGTACAACAAGCTTGCCAAACATTTAAGAAGCATTGATTCTATTGTTATAGCCAAGATGGATGGAACAACCAATGAACATCCCAAGGCAAAG GCTGAAGGATTCCCTACAATTCTCTTCTTCCCTGCAGGAAACAAGACCTCCTCAGAACCG ATAACGGTAGATGCAGACCGCACTGTGGTTGCATTTTACAAGTTTATGAGGAAACACGCAACGATTCCGTTCAAACTTGAGAAGCCTGCTGCATCAACTGAATCTCCTAAAGCTACCGAGTCCACACCAAAAGTAGAAACTACTGAGACCAAAGGAAAGCCTGAGAGCACCACAAAGAGTACAGAAAGTGATTCCAAGGACGAATTGTAA